The Spartobacteria bacterium genome includes the window ATAACGAACAAGGACGGGCAATGCTTCTCTTTTTAGGTTCCGCTATCCATCCTGCTTCTTTCCGCGTTCATCGCATTTCCCATAATTAGAATTGCTGTATTCATCCCCATTTTCGCGAACTTCCGCGTTTTTCGTAGTTAAAATTTCTTCATACAACTTTTCCAGAATCGACGCACTTTTCCCCCAGTTATATTTCTGTACAACCTCATCCCTGTTCCGCTGCCCCATCTTTTCCCGCATCTCCACATCATCCGCCAATTGCAGCACCGCCTCGGCCATACGTCCCGGATTTCCCTTCGGCACCACCAATCCACCGGCTAATTCCGTTACTTCATCATCCGGTTCTTCATAGCCCGGCAGAAAAGCCTCCTCCGGCATCGCCCCGCGTCCAAGCAATTGCGGAACCCACCCATTATCCGTCGTCACCACCGGCAATGCCGTTGCCATCGCCTCCAAAGCTGCAAAACAGAAAGATTCATACACGCTGGAGATCACCGCCACATCTGCCGCCGCACAAACCTTTGGCAACTGATCATACTCCGTTTCCCCGAGAATAAGCACATGATCCCGTAACCCCAATTCATCGATCAGCAGCTCTACATCTTTCCGCGTATGACCACTTCCCGCCAGCACCAACCGCACGGTCGCTCGCTCCTTCACCACCTCCGCCAAACTGCGCACCAGCGTCTCATGATCTTTAAACCCCTG containing:
- a CDS encoding glycosyltransferase family 1 protein, producing MRILFINRMLSLVRGGGETFDLEIAKQLSKSGCDIDFLSSRPLTRGALLPVPKDLFETPVQSHLLASPFLGWFPWDRVKGGWRIRSMEYRLFERKVVKWVMRHGHQYDVIQICELPYVVTELKRQGCKTPLVMRLTGPNYDDFGGAVRRADGIIASGTSIATVMKRERPDAVNVPNCVDSGRFKSQESDFRRIHRIGKDELVMLYVARLQGFKDHETLVRSLAEVVKERATVRLVLAGSGHTRKDVELLIDELGLRDHVLILGETEYDQLPKVCAAADVAVISSVYESFCFAALEAMATALPVVTTDNGWVPQLLGRGAMPEEAFLPGYEEPDDEVTELAGGLVVPKGNPGRMAEAVLQLADDVEMREKMGQRNRDEVVQKYNWGKSASILEKLYEEILTTKNAEVRENGDEYSNSNYGKCDERGKKQDG